In Candidatus Falkowbacteria bacterium, a genomic segment contains:
- the miaA gene encoding tRNA (adenosine(37)-N6)-dimethylallyltransferase MiaA has translation MKNLPKLIVILGPTSSGKTKLAVEVARLFNGEIVSADSRQVYKGMDIGTGKDLDEYGKGSKAIQYHLIDVAEPSNQFNLKQYQSLAYRAIDGIIKRKITPILVGGSGLYLQAVVDGYQLSDAKLNNIQIHKTSKLSLEEIYNQIKRLDSKFLDRLNQSEKNNKQRLQRYLEILQSSNTAHNDLHGISKPRYNSLVIGINYSLDTIRQKIKKRLDSRFKQGMIEEVEGLHNKGLSWEKLEAFGLEYKYISQYLQKKISLQVMKEKLAIASGQFAKRQMTWFRRWEKQGREILWVKGKNILNRRLSNTINSFLTEESDVRGKNNVITLK, from the coding sequence ATGAAAAACTTACCTAAACTAATAGTAATACTCGGTCCAACCTCTTCTGGAAAAACAAAATTGGCAGTTGAAGTTGCTCGTCTGTTTAATGGCGAGATAGTAAGTGCCGACTCAAGACAAGTCTATAAAGGCATGGATATCGGAACTGGAAAAGATCTAGACGAATATGGCAAAGGTAGTAAAGCTATACAATACCACTTAATTGACGTAGCAGAGCCAAGTAATCAGTTTAACCTTAAGCAATACCAATCTCTTGCCTATAGAGCCATAGACGGGATTATAAAGCGAAAAATAACCCCTATTTTAGTCGGTGGCAGTGGATTATATCTCCAGGCAGTGGTTGATGGCTATCAACTCTCAGATGCTAAACTAAATAATATACAAATCCACAAAACGTCAAAATTGTCACTTGAAGAAATATATAATCAAATAAAAAGACTTGACTCAAAATTTCTGGATAGATTAAATCAAAGTGAAAAAAATAACAAACAACGATTGCAAAGATATCTGGAAATTTTACAATCCAGTAATACGGCACATAATGACTTACACGGAATATCTAAACCTCGATATAACAGTTTAGTAATAGGTATTAATTATTCATTAGATACAATTCGCCAAAAAATAAAAAAACGACTAGATAGCCGCTTTAAACAGGGGATGATTGAGGAAGTTGAGGGGTTACACAATAAGGGATTGAGCTGGGAAAAGCTTGAAGCTTTTGGTTTAGAATATAAATACATTTCCCAGTATTTACAAAAAAAAATATCTCTGCAAGTTATGAAAGAAAAACTTGCAATTGCTTCAGGCCAATTTGCTAAACGTCAAATGACCTGGTTTCGACGTTGGGAAAAACAAGGCAGAGAGATATTATGGGTGAAAGGCAAGAATATTCTCAATCGTCGACTTAGTAATACGATCAACAGCTTCCTGACTGAAGAAAGCGATGTGCGGGGTAAAAATAACGTTATTACGCTTAAGTAA
- a CDS encoding hydroxyacid dehydrogenase — protein MNISIFDIKPWEKNLFSKALKKHKVTYFTEPIQKVNIKKLQKTEIISCFITSKLDKKIIDQLPSLKLVATRSTGFDHLDTKTLEKRAIKVMNVPSYGENTVAEHTFALILTLSRNIHQSYLRTLKNNFSIDGLKGFDLCQKTLGVIGTGRIGSHVVRIAKGFEMKVVAYDGYRNKALAKQLNFKYVSLKELLQQSDIITLHLPFSKETEHIINLSNIKYIKKGALLINTARGGLIQTSALIKALDDKIISEVGLDVLEEENLILEEHHLLSHGLKHRKALGMIIKNHKLLKRNNVIFTPHIAFFSQEAVDRITKSTIENILAFHP, from the coding sequence ATGAATATATCTATTTTTGACATAAAGCCTTGGGAGAAAAATCTTTTTTCTAAAGCTTTAAAAAAGCATAAGGTTACTTACTTCACAGAGCCAATTCAAAAAGTAAATATAAAAAAACTTCAGAAAACTGAAATTATTTCTTGTTTTATTACCTCTAAACTTGATAAAAAAATTATTGATCAATTGCCTAGTTTGAAATTAGTCGCGACTAGATCTACCGGTTTTGATCATCTTGATACAAAAACTTTGGAAAAAAGAGCAATTAAAGTAATGAATGTACCAAGCTATGGAGAAAATACGGTCGCTGAACATACCTTTGCTTTGATTTTAACTTTATCCCGAAATATTCATCAATCGTATCTACGTACTCTGAAGAATAATTTTTCTATAGATGGACTTAAAGGTTTTGATCTTTGTCAAAAAACACTTGGTGTGATTGGCACAGGAAGAATTGGTAGTCATGTTGTTCGTATTGCCAAGGGTTTTGAAATGAAGGTTGTGGCCTATGATGGATATCGAAATAAAGCTTTGGCAAAGCAACTTAATTTTAAGTATGTTTCCTTAAAAGAATTATTACAACAATCTGACATTATTACTCTTCATCTCCCCTTTTCCAAAGAAACTGAACATATAATAAATTTAAGTAATATTAAATATATAAAAAAAGGAGCATTATTGATAAATACTGCCCGTGGTGGATTGATTCAAACCTCTGCTTTAATTAAAGCGCTTGATGATAAGATTATTTCTGAAGTAGGGCTTGATGTCCTGGAAGAAGAAAACTTAATTCTTGAAGAACATCACCTACTTTCTCATGGACTTAAACATCGTAAAGCACTTGGAATGATTATAAAAAATCACAAGTTACTTAAGCGTAATAACGTTATTTTTACCCCGCACATCGCTTTCTTCAGTCAGGAAGCTGTTGATCGTATTACTAAGTCGACGATTGAGAATATTCTTGCCTTTCACCCATAA